Proteins found in one Tsukamurella paurometabola DSM 20162 genomic segment:
- the dnaE gene encoding DNA polymerase III subunit alpha, producing the protein MPAQDSFVHLHNHTEYSMLDGAAKVDPLFAEAKRLGMTAVGMSDHGNMFGASDFYNTAVKYDIKPIIGIEAYIAPESRFNTKRVRWGDPSQKSDDVSGSGAYTHMTMVAENATGLRNLFKLSSLASIEGQLGKWSRMDAEIIAEHAEGIIATTGCPSGEVQTRLRLGHEQEALEAAAKWQEIFGKENFYLELMDHGIDIERRVREGLLEIGRKLGIKPLATNDCHYVTKDKAESHGALLCIQTGKTLSDPTRFQFDGDGYYLKSAQEMRELWDAQVPGACDSTVEIGERVQSYKEVWEHKDRMPRFPVPENHTQESFLESEVMDGLNRRFPDGPPPDYVERARYELSVINEMGFPAYFLVVGDLIAHAHEVGIRVGPGRGSAAGSLVAWALGITNIDPIPHGLLFERFLNPERVSMPDIDIDFDDRRRGEMITYASEKWGSDKVAQVITFGTIKTKAAIKDSARVIYGQPGYSIADRITKALPPPIMAKDISVKGITDPAHERYKEAVEVRQLIETDPDVKKIYDMALGLEGLIRNAGVHACAVIMSCDPLTDAIPVWKRAQDGAIITGWDYPSCEAIGLLKMDFLGLRNLTVIGDALANIKHNRGIDLDMDQLPLDDETTYQLLQRGNTLGVFQLDGGPMRDLLRRMQPTKFEDIVAVGALYRPGPMGVNAHNDYADRKNGRQQVKPIHPELEEPLAEILSETFGLIVYQEQIMQIAQKVAGYSLGQADLLRRAMGKKKKEILDEAYGGFQQGMLDNGFSQPAITALWETVLPFAGYAFNKSHAAAYGLVSYWTAYLKANYPAEYMAALLTSVGDDKDKAAIYLGDCRRLGITVLPPDVNESFHAFTSVGEDIRFGMGSVRNVGEGVVASIVNTREEKGNFTSFSDYLAKIEVAACSKKVTESLIKAGGFDSLEHPRKGLFLVHSDAIESVLSTKKAEAVGQFDLFGSMGDEGGGTEPIDDVFTIKVPDEEWDGKHKLALEREMLGLYVSAHPLDGVEHVIAAQTDTPIPAIVEGDVKDGTQVTVGGILQSVNRRVNKNGAPFASAQIEDLSGGIEVFFFPQAYAAYGAEVVEDAVVLIKARVNFRDDKVTLIANDIAPIDLSQIGVAKPLSLTMPTRICTHDKVSALKQVLQRHPGVSDVHVKLVSGDKATTLRLDDTLRVNQSSSLMGDLKALLGPNCLS; encoded by the coding sequence GTGCCCGCGCAAGATTCATTCGTGCATCTGCACAATCACACCGAGTACTCGATGCTCGACGGGGCTGCCAAGGTCGACCCGTTGTTCGCCGAGGCCAAGCGGCTGGGTATGACGGCGGTCGGCATGTCCGACCATGGCAACATGTTCGGGGCGTCGGACTTCTACAACACCGCGGTCAAGTACGACATCAAGCCGATCATCGGCATCGAGGCGTACATCGCGCCGGAGTCCCGGTTCAACACCAAGCGCGTCCGCTGGGGCGATCCGTCGCAGAAGAGCGACGACGTCTCGGGTTCGGGCGCCTACACGCACATGACGATGGTGGCCGAGAACGCCACCGGTCTGCGGAACCTTTTCAAGCTCAGTTCCCTCGCTTCGATCGAGGGGCAACTCGGCAAGTGGTCTCGCATGGACGCCGAGATCATCGCCGAACACGCCGAGGGCATCATCGCGACCACCGGCTGCCCGTCGGGCGAGGTGCAGACCCGGCTGCGATTGGGGCACGAGCAGGAGGCGCTGGAGGCCGCGGCCAAATGGCAGGAGATCTTCGGCAAGGAGAACTTCTACCTGGAACTGATGGATCACGGCATCGACATCGAGCGGCGCGTGCGCGAGGGGCTGCTGGAGATCGGCCGCAAGCTCGGGATCAAGCCGCTCGCCACGAACGACTGCCACTACGTCACCAAGGACAAAGCCGAGTCGCACGGCGCGCTGTTGTGCATCCAGACCGGTAAGACCCTGTCCGATCCCACCCGCTTCCAGTTCGACGGTGACGGCTACTACCTCAAGTCGGCGCAGGAGATGCGCGAGCTGTGGGATGCGCAGGTGCCCGGCGCGTGCGATTCGACTGTCGAGATCGGTGAGCGGGTCCAGTCCTATAAGGAGGTCTGGGAGCACAAGGACCGCATGCCGCGGTTCCCGGTGCCCGAGAACCACACTCAGGAGTCCTTCCTCGAATCCGAGGTCATGGACGGCCTGAACCGTCGTTTCCCGGACGGTCCGCCGCCGGATTACGTCGAGCGCGCCAGGTACGAGCTCTCGGTCATCAACGAGATGGGCTTCCCCGCGTACTTCCTCGTGGTCGGCGATCTGATCGCACACGCACACGAGGTCGGTATCCGCGTGGGCCCGGGCCGTGGTTCAGCGGCGGGTTCGCTCGTGGCGTGGGCATTGGGCATCACCAACATCGATCCGATCCCGCACGGCCTGCTGTTCGAGCGGTTCCTCAACCCCGAGCGCGTCTCGATGCCCGATATCGATATCGACTTCGATGATCGTCGTCGCGGCGAAATGATCACCTATGCCTCGGAGAAGTGGGGCTCGGACAAGGTGGCGCAGGTCATCACGTTCGGCACCATCAAGACCAAGGCCGCGATCAAGGACTCGGCCCGCGTCATCTACGGGCAGCCCGGTTACTCGATCGCCGACCGCATCACCAAGGCGCTGCCGCCGCCCATCATGGCCAAGGACATCTCGGTCAAGGGCATCACGGACCCGGCGCACGAGCGGTACAAGGAAGCCGTCGAGGTCCGCCAGCTGATCGAGACCGACCCGGACGTCAAGAAGATCTACGATATGGCGCTCGGGCTCGAGGGCCTGATCCGCAACGCGGGCGTGCACGCGTGCGCGGTGATCATGTCCTGCGATCCGCTCACCGACGCGATCCCCGTGTGGAAGCGCGCACAGGACGGCGCGATCATCACCGGATGGGACTATCCGTCGTGTGAGGCCATCGGCCTCCTGAAGATGGACTTCCTGGGCCTGCGCAACCTCACCGTGATCGGCGATGCGCTGGCCAACATCAAGCACAACCGCGGCATCGATCTCGACATGGACCAACTCCCGCTGGACGACGAGACCACCTACCAGCTGCTGCAGCGGGGCAACACGCTCGGCGTCTTCCAGCTCGACGGTGGACCGATGCGAGATCTGCTGCGGCGCATGCAGCCCACCAAGTTCGAGGACATCGTGGCCGTCGGTGCGCTCTACCGGCCGGGCCCGATGGGTGTGAACGCCCACAACGACTACGCCGATCGCAAGAACGGCAGGCAACAGGTCAAGCCGATCCACCCGGAGCTCGAGGAGCCGCTGGCCGAGATCCTATCGGAGACTTTCGGTCTGATCGTGTATCAGGAGCAGATCATGCAGATCGCGCAGAAGGTCGCGGGCTACTCGCTCGGTCAGGCCGACCTGCTGCGGCGTGCGATGGGTAAGAAGAAGAAGGAGATCCTCGACGAGGCCTACGGTGGCTTCCAGCAGGGCATGCTCGACAACGGGTTCTCCCAACCCGCGATCACCGCGCTGTGGGAGACGGTGCTGCCGTTCGCCGGCTACGCGTTCAACAAGTCGCACGCCGCAGCGTACGGCCTGGTCTCGTATTGGACCGCGTACCTCAAGGCGAACTACCCGGCCGAGTACATGGCCGCGCTGCTCACCTCCGTCGGCGACGACAAGGACAAGGCCGCGATCTACCTCGGCGACTGCCGCCGCCTCGGCATCACCGTCCTCCCGCCGGACGTCAACGAGTCCTTCCACGCCTTCACTTCCGTCGGCGAGGACATCCGCTTCGGCATGGGCTCGGTGCGCAACGTCGGCGAGGGGGTTGTCGCGTCCATCGTGAACACGCGTGAGGAGAAGGGGAACTTCACGTCCTTCTCCGACTACCTCGCCAAGATCGAGGTTGCGGCCTGCTCCAAGAAGGTGACCGAATCCCTCATCAAGGCGGGCGGTTTCGACTCGCTGGAGCATCCCCGCAAGGGGCTGTTCCTGGTGCACAGCGACGCGATCGAGTCGGTGTTGTCCACCAAGAAGGCCGAGGCCGTGGGCCAGTTCGACCTCTTCGGCTCCATGGGCGACGAGGGCGGCGGTACCGAACCGATCGACGACGTGTTCACGATCAAGGTGCCGGACGAGGAGTGGGACGGCAAGCACAAGCTCGCGCTGGAACGCGAGATGCTCGGCCTGTACGTCTCCGCCCACCCGCTCGACGGTGTCGAGCACGTGATCGCGGCGCAGACCGACACCCCGATCCCGGCCATCGTCGAAGGCGATGTCAAGGACGGCACTCAGGTGACCGTCGGCGGCATCCTGCAGTCGGTGAACCGGCGCGTGAACAAGAACGGCGCGCCGTTCGCATCGGCGCAGATCGAGGATCTCTCCGGTGGCATCGAGGTCTTCTTCTTTCCGCAGGCCTACGCCGCGTATGGGGCGGAGGTGGTCGAAGACGCCGTGGTGCTGATCAAGGCGCGGGTCAACTTCCGGGACGACAAGGTCACGCTGATCGCGAACGACATCGCCCCCATCGATCTGTCGCAGATCGGCGTTGCGAAGCCGTTGTCGCTGACCATGCCGACGCGAATCTGCACGCACGACAAGGTGTCCGCGCTCAAGCAGGTGCTCCAGCGGCACCCCGGCGTCTCGGATGTGCACGTCAAACTCGTTAGCGGGGATAAGGCCACGACGCTGCGGCTGGACGACACACTCCGAGTGAATCAGTCGTCATCGTTGATGGGTGATCTGAAGGCCCTGCTCGGCCCGAACTGCCTGTCCTGA
- a CDS encoding serine/threonine-protein kinase, producing MKDELAPGTVIGGYRIERRLGSGGMGSVYLAKHPELPRHDALKVLSSGYEGDDGFRKRFLREAELAARLDHPSIVTIYNRGSQGPLLWIAMQYVQGDDCSVLLKRTPAGLEPATAVHIVGQVARGLDHAHKAGLLHRDIKPANILVSTDDGDDGDGRRVLLTDFGVAKGGDDASQLTAVGTVLATLAYASPEQLCGEDLDPRSDQYSLAATFFHLVTGKVPYSGASTDAVIDAHFNAPPPRISQIRDGVPPAVDAVVARGLAKTPAERFATCKEFTNALRSAMAAPPARRVPQGRPAPRPGSVPGPGHPSGPQPPATPNRSAAAQHRSVAPGIRGQANRAVPAMRPPGPQHPAPVYGSGSPSGAMPRPPGPPVPAAQRRPEPTRAPAGGPNSTLSPGVLALVGVAILALLILVLIIAFG from the coding sequence ATGAAGGATGAACTCGCACCGGGCACGGTGATCGGCGGCTATCGGATCGAGCGACGCCTCGGTTCCGGTGGCATGGGGTCGGTGTACCTCGCCAAGCATCCCGAGCTGCCCCGGCACGACGCCCTCAAGGTGTTGAGTTCGGGTTACGAGGGCGACGACGGTTTCCGGAAGCGGTTCCTGCGCGAGGCCGAGCTGGCCGCACGCCTGGACCACCCGAGCATCGTCACCATCTACAACCGCGGCAGCCAGGGGCCGCTGCTGTGGATCGCGATGCAGTACGTCCAGGGGGATGACTGCTCGGTGCTGCTCAAGCGCACGCCCGCCGGACTCGAACCCGCGACCGCGGTGCACATCGTCGGCCAAGTGGCGCGCGGACTCGATCACGCGCACAAGGCCGGTCTGCTGCACCGCGACATCAAGCCCGCGAACATCCTGGTGTCCACCGATGACGGTGACGATGGCGACGGGCGGCGCGTGCTGCTGACCGACTTCGGAGTGGCGAAGGGCGGTGACGACGCCTCCCAGCTCACGGCCGTCGGCACCGTGCTCGCAACTCTCGCCTACGCCTCACCCGAGCAACTGTGCGGGGAGGACCTCGACCCGCGCTCGGACCAGTACTCGCTCGCCGCGACCTTCTTCCATCTGGTCACCGGGAAGGTGCCGTACTCGGGTGCCAGCACCGACGCCGTGATCGATGCGCACTTCAACGCGCCGCCGCCCCGGATCTCGCAGATCCGCGACGGCGTGCCGCCCGCGGTCGACGCGGTGGTCGCCCGGGGTCTCGCCAAGACTCCGGCCGAGCGCTTCGCCACCTGCAAGGAATTCACCAACGCGCTGCGGTCGGCCATGGCGGCTCCGCCCGCCCGCCGGGTCCCGCAGGGCCGCCCCGCACCTCGACCGGGTTCCGTCCCCGGTCCGGGGCATCCGTCGGGTCCGCAGCCACCCGCAACTCCGAACCGGTCGGCGGCAGCGCAGCACCGTTCGGTGGCTCCCGGGATCCGGGGCCAGGCCAACCGCGCCGTTCCCGCGATGCGTCCACCCGGTCCGCAGCACCCGGCGCCGGTGTACGGCTCGGGCAGTCCGTCGGGTGCGATGCCGCGTCCACCGGGTCCGCCCGTGCCGGCGGCGCAGCGCCGCCCCGAACCGACCCGGGCGCCGGCCGGGGGACCCAACTCGACACTCTCGCCCGGCGTGCTCGCTCTGGTGGGCGTGGCGATCCTGGCGCTGCTCATCCTGGTGCTGATCATCGCGTTCGGCTGA
- a CDS encoding ABC transporter ATP-binding protein yields MTFWPSLKRLLGMLESQRSAVVAAVVLAVGSVVAAVLAPKVIGSAVDAIYDGFLSARTGGPGIDFDRVGTILLWVVALYIGSALLQYIEGYLLNGAVQRVMYELRRDVEEKLNRLPLSYFDKQPRGELLSRVTNDIDNLGQSLTQALGQLIISALTVIGVLVMMLVVSPVLTLVAILVIPLVVILTGQIMKRSQKHFVGQWQHTGALNGQVEEAFSGHALVTVFGRRDAVKQRFDVENDALMTASYKAQFLSGLVMPISMFVGNLQYVAICVVGGLRVASGSMSLGDVIAFIQYSRQFTQPLTQMASMVNLLQSGVASAERVFTVLDADDEVADQAGALPVPTRGRVAFEDVAFGYDPDEPLIEHLDLVAEPGRTVAIVGHTGAGKTTLVNLILRFYELTGGRITIDGTDIAQVRRAELRSKIGMVLQDTWLFEGTIADNIRYGRLDATDEEVRAAAKATFVDRFVHSLPDGYDTVLDDESGSASAGERQLITIARAFLAEPAILILDEATSSVDTRTEVLLQRAMRALRADRTSFVIAHRLSTIRDADVIVVMDHGRIVEQGAHDELLAAGGAYARLYRAQFEGAEI; encoded by the coding sequence ATGACCTTCTGGCCCTCGCTCAAACGATTGCTCGGCATGCTCGAATCGCAGCGTTCGGCCGTGGTCGCCGCGGTCGTCCTCGCTGTGGGATCGGTGGTCGCGGCGGTGCTCGCGCCCAAGGTGATCGGCTCTGCTGTCGACGCCATCTACGACGGTTTCCTCAGTGCTCGGACGGGTGGTCCGGGGATCGACTTCGACCGGGTCGGCACGATTCTTCTCTGGGTGGTCGCGCTGTACATCGGCAGTGCACTACTGCAGTACATCGAGGGCTACCTGCTCAACGGCGCCGTGCAGAGGGTGATGTACGAGCTGCGCCGCGACGTCGAGGAGAAGCTGAATCGGTTGCCGCTGAGCTACTTCGACAAGCAGCCCCGCGGCGAGTTGCTCTCCCGCGTGACGAACGACATCGACAACCTCGGGCAGTCGCTCACCCAGGCCCTCGGGCAGCTGATCATCTCGGCGCTCACCGTGATCGGTGTGCTGGTGATGATGCTGGTGGTCTCGCCGGTGCTCACTCTGGTCGCGATCCTGGTGATCCCGCTCGTCGTGATCCTCACCGGCCAGATCATGAAGCGCAGCCAGAAACACTTCGTGGGCCAGTGGCAGCACACCGGAGCCCTCAACGGTCAGGTGGAAGAGGCGTTCTCCGGGCATGCCCTGGTCACCGTCTTCGGCCGCCGGGACGCGGTCAAGCAGCGTTTCGATGTGGAGAACGACGCGCTGATGACGGCCAGCTACAAGGCCCAGTTCCTGTCCGGCCTGGTGATGCCGATCTCGATGTTCGTGGGGAACCTGCAGTACGTCGCGATCTGCGTGGTCGGCGGTCTCCGGGTGGCATCGGGCTCGATGTCGCTCGGCGACGTGATCGCGTTCATCCAGTACTCGCGGCAGTTCACCCAGCCGCTCACGCAGATGGCGTCGATGGTGAACCTGCTCCAGTCCGGCGTCGCCTCCGCCGAGCGCGTGTTCACGGTGCTCGACGCCGACGACGAGGTGGCGGATCAGGCCGGCGCGCTGCCCGTCCCCACCCGGGGCCGCGTCGCGTTCGAGGACGTCGCCTTCGGCTACGACCCCGACGAGCCGCTGATCGAGCACCTCGACCTGGTCGCCGAACCGGGCCGCACCGTCGCCATCGTCGGTCACACCGGCGCGGGAAAGACCACCCTGGTCAACCTCATCCTGAGGTTCTACGAATTGACCGGAGGCCGGATCACGATCGACGGCACCGATATCGCGCAGGTGCGGCGAGCCGAGCTGCGCTCGAAGATCGGCATGGTGCTGCAGGACACGTGGCTGTTCGAGGGCACGATCGCCGACAACATCCGGTATGGCCGGCTCGACGCGACCGACGAGGAGGTGCGGGCCGCGGCGAAGGCCACCTTCGTGGACCGTTTCGTGCACTCGCTGCCGGACGGCTACGACACCGTCCTCGACGACGAATCGGGCAGTGCGTCCGCCGGCGAGCGCCAGCTCATCACGATCGCTCGGGCGTTCCTGGCCGAACCGGCAATTCTCATTCTCGACGAGGCCACCAGCTCGGTAGACACCCGCACCGAAGTCCTGTTGCAGCGGGCCATGCGCGCGCTGCGCGCTGATCGCACGAGCTTCGTGATCGCGCATCGGCTTTCGACCATCCGCGACGCGGACGTCATCGTCGTGATGGATCACGGGCGGATCGTGGAACAGGGAGCGCACGACGAGCTGTTGGCCGCCGGCGGGGCCTATGCCCGGCTGTACCGGGCCCAGTTCGAAGGCGCCGAGATCTGA
- a CDS encoding TetR/AcrR family transcriptional regulator, with amino-acid sequence MPAAHDIRPRAPHLPPDERRAALIAATRDALLEYGTVPTTKQIAQHAGVAEGTIFRVFDSKEALLDAVMVESFAPDDLLDQIDAIDSALPLRERLYRFTDLVQQRFQRIFGLMDALGIVTPPHTRDIDARRKAREGGPALMARLRGVIGDDADQLSVTPEEAIHLLRLLTFSGSHPHISEGATLTPRRIVDVLLDGISARPAATADRTPQ; translated from the coding sequence GTGCCCGCCGCTCACGACATCCGTCCGCGCGCGCCGCATCTGCCGCCCGACGAGCGGCGGGCGGCGCTCATCGCCGCGACTCGCGACGCCCTGTTGGAGTACGGCACCGTCCCCACCACCAAGCAGATCGCGCAGCATGCCGGCGTCGCGGAGGGCACGATCTTCCGTGTCTTCGACTCCAAGGAGGCGCTGCTCGATGCCGTAATGGTCGAGAGTTTCGCTCCCGACGACCTTCTCGACCAGATCGACGCGATCGATTCCGCGCTGCCGCTGCGCGAGCGCCTGTACCGGTTCACCGACCTCGTTCAGCAGCGGTTCCAGCGCATCTTCGGCCTCATGGATGCGCTCGGCATCGTCACACCGCCGCACACCCGCGACATCGACGCCCGCCGCAAAGCCCGCGAGGGCGGCCCCGCGCTGATGGCCCGTTTGCGCGGCGTGATCGGCGACGATGCCGATCAACTCAGCGTGACCCCGGAAGAGGCCATCCATCTGCTGCGCCTACTCACGTTCTCTGGTAGTCACCCGCACATCAGTGAGGGGGCGACCCTCACTCCCCGCCGCATCGTGGACGTGCTCCTCGACGGAATCTCAGCCCGCCCAGCCGCCACAGCCGACAGGACCCCTCAGTGA
- a CDS encoding DUF1731 domain-containing protein → MDLPDGVVVAAAPHPVRNAELMRELRRHLHRPPAPPTPAPVLAVGAIAMRSDPALGLTGRHATSAVLPAAGFVFRHPRIDGALADLLG, encoded by the coding sequence GTGGATCTGCCGGATGGTGTGGTGGTCGCCGCGGCGCCGCACCCCGTGCGCAACGCTGAACTCATGCGTGAGCTCCGTCGGCACCTGCACCGCCCGCCCGCTCCGCCGACGCCCGCGCCGGTGCTGGCCGTCGGCGCGATCGCGATGCGCAGTGACCCCGCCCTCGGACTCACCGGTAGGCACGCGACCTCGGCAGTGCTTCCCGCTGCGGGATTCGTTTTCCGGCACCCGCGCATCGACGGTGCCCTGGCCGACCTACTCGGCTAG
- a CDS encoding RluA family pseudouridine synthase translates to MRESRTMPVPDGLDGLRVDAGVARLLGLSRTVVSELAAEGSVTLDGAPVGKSDKLRAGALLDVTLPEPARPLEIVAEPVPGMNILYSDDDIVVVDKPVGVAAHASVGWTGPTVIGGLAAAGFRISTSGAPERQGIVHRLDVGTSGVMAVAVSERAYTVLKRAFKQRTVDKRYHALVQGHPDPMSGTIDAPIGRHRSSDWKFAVTKDGKPSITHYDTIEAFQAATLLDVHLETGRTHQIRVHFAALHHPCCGDQTYGSDPVLAKKLGLERQWLHARTLGFTHPTKGEYVEFTSPYPDDLQHALDVLRDA, encoded by the coding sequence ATGCGTGAGTCGCGCACCATGCCGGTCCCCGACGGGCTCGACGGCCTGCGGGTCGACGCGGGCGTCGCCCGCCTCCTGGGCCTGTCCCGCACCGTGGTCTCCGAACTCGCTGCCGAGGGCTCGGTCACGCTCGACGGTGCGCCGGTCGGCAAGTCCGACAAGCTGCGCGCCGGTGCCCTGCTCGATGTGACGCTGCCCGAGCCGGCGCGGCCCTTGGAGATCGTCGCCGAGCCGGTGCCGGGGATGAACATCCTCTACTCCGACGATGACATCGTGGTCGTGGACAAGCCCGTCGGGGTCGCCGCGCACGCCTCCGTCGGCTGGACCGGCCCGACGGTGATCGGCGGCCTCGCCGCCGCCGGTTTCCGGATCTCCACCTCCGGTGCCCCGGAGCGACAGGGCATTGTGCACCGCCTCGACGTGGGTACCTCCGGTGTGATGGCGGTCGCCGTCTCCGAGCGCGCATACACGGTGCTCAAGCGGGCGTTCAAGCAGCGCACCGTCGATAAGCGCTATCACGCTCTGGTGCAGGGACACCCGGATCCGATGTCGGGCACCATCGACGCGCCGATCGGCCGGCACCGCAGCTCCGACTGGAAGTTCGCGGTCACCAAGGACGGTAAGCCGTCGATCACGCACTACGACACGATCGAGGCATTCCAGGCCGCGACCCTGCTGGACGTGCACCTGGAGACGGGACGCACCCACCAGATCCGCGTGCACTTCGCGGCCCTGCACCACCCGTGCTGCGGTGATCAGACTTACGGCTCGGACCCGGTGCTGGCGAAGAAGCTGGGCCTGGAGCGGCAGTGGCTGCACGCTCGCACGCTCGGCTTCACGCACCCCACGAAGGGGGAGTACGTCGAGTTCACCTCGCCCTATCCCGACGATCTGCAGCACGCGCTGGACGTCCTGCGGGACGCGTGA
- the lspA gene encoding signal peptidase II, which produces MDSSPTETRSWYRDPRIVLAVIAVAAWLIDIAAKTYAVRNMEYGERIQVFGPFSLIFIKNPGAAFSMATGYTWVLTLVAVCVVVWIVRMGSKLTSIPWAVGLGLVLGGALGNLTDRIFRAPGVFRGHVIDFFSVGDWFPVFNTADCAITTGAVLLVGLTLFGKDPYEGFGQKKVTSEEAADA; this is translated from the coding sequence ATGGATTCGAGCCCAACCGAGACCAGGAGCTGGTACCGCGACCCGCGGATCGTGCTCGCGGTGATCGCGGTCGCGGCGTGGCTGATCGATATCGCCGCCAAGACCTACGCCGTGCGCAACATGGAATACGGCGAGCGGATCCAGGTGTTCGGCCCGTTCAGCCTGATCTTCATCAAGAATCCCGGCGCCGCGTTCTCGATGGCCACCGGCTACACCTGGGTGCTCACACTCGTCGCGGTGTGCGTGGTGGTGTGGATCGTGCGGATGGGGTCCAAGCTCACGTCCATTCCGTGGGCTGTCGGCCTGGGGCTGGTGCTCGGCGGTGCGCTCGGTAATCTCACCGACCGGATTTTCCGGGCACCGGGTGTGTTCCGGGGCCATGTGATCGACTTCTTCTCGGTGGGCGACTGGTTCCCGGTGTTCAATACGGCCGACTGCGCGATCACCACCGGCGCGGTGCTCCTGGTCGGGCTCACCCTGTTCGGTAAGGACCCGTACGAGGGCTTCGGGCAGAAGAAGGTCACCAGTGAGGAGGCCGCCGATGCGTGA